A portion of the Cellulophaga algicola DSM 14237 genome contains these proteins:
- a CDS encoding TolC family protein: protein MKKHSYISFFLFLTGLLVSAQDLVPITKSEVQTKVSDHNTAIKISEEEFNQARADYRQTNAVFLPNITASHTAMATTNPLMAFGSKLNQEILSANDFSPALLNDPSQIENYATKLEIQQPLLNFDGLYQRKAAKSKMDAMSLQTERTEDYLIFEVDKSYMQLQLAYKAVAVLEKALEAADVNKKLAEDSFKQGYLQRADVLNVEVRVTEIQNQLQSAKSNVQNASNYLSFLMNDKTYVVYIPADELTVSTLTIEDKTVSENRSDIKAMQLASNAYEAMNKADKMAFLPRLNAFGSYELYDDQLFQGDANGYLFGAQLSWDIFQGSKRFGKAQKSKSEFEKSKLEYSQYVSQSNLELNKAKRAFLDSKNKLKLSALAMEQSEESLRIRTNRFKEGLEKTSDLLLADTQYAQKQLEYYQTIFEYNYAQAYLQFLTK, encoded by the coding sequence ATGAAAAAACATTCCTACATAAGCTTTTTTTTATTCCTTACCGGTTTACTAGTTAGTGCGCAAGATTTAGTTCCAATTACTAAAAGTGAAGTCCAGACTAAAGTGTCTGACCATAATACAGCTATTAAAATTTCTGAAGAAGAATTTAATCAAGCAAGAGCAGATTATAGACAAACCAACGCTGTGTTTTTACCCAACATAACAGCAAGTCATACCGCAATGGCAACCACAAATCCATTAATGGCTTTTGGATCTAAATTAAATCAGGAAATTTTAAGTGCAAATGATTTTAGTCCAGCATTGTTAAATGATCCTTCCCAAATTGAAAATTACGCTACAAAACTTGAAATTCAGCAACCATTACTAAATTTCGATGGCCTTTATCAGCGTAAAGCTGCCAAATCTAAAATGGACGCTATGTCTTTACAAACAGAGCGCACAGAAGATTATTTAATATTTGAAGTAGACAAATCATACATGCAATTACAATTAGCTTACAAAGCAGTGGCCGTTTTAGAAAAAGCCTTAGAAGCTGCAGATGTCAATAAAAAATTAGCAGAAGATAGTTTTAAACAAGGGTATTTACAACGTGCAGATGTATTGAATGTTGAAGTACGGGTTACCGAAATTCAAAATCAGTTACAAAGCGCTAAGAGTAATGTTCAAAATGCATCAAATTATTTATCATTTTTAATGAATGATAAAACGTATGTGGTATACATACCAGCTGATGAATTAACCGTTTCTACTTTGACTATTGAAGATAAAACAGTTTCTGAAAATCGTTCAGATATTAAAGCGATGCAATTAGCGTCAAATGCCTATGAAGCCATGAATAAAGCTGATAAGATGGCCTTTCTACCGCGATTAAATGCCTTTGGTAGTTATGAATTATATGATGATCAACTATTCCAAGGTGATGCCAATGGATATCTATTTGGAGCGCAATTAAGTTGGGATATTTTTCAAGGGTCAAAACGTTTTGGAAAAGCACAAAAAAGTAAATCTGAATTTGAAAAATCTAAATTAGAATACAGTCAATATGTATCACAAAGTAATTTAGAATTGAATAAAGCAAAACGTGCCTTTTTAGATTCCAAAAATAAATTAAAACTAAGTGCATTAGCTATGGAACAATCAGAAGAATCATTGCGTATTAGAACCAATAGATTTAAAGAAGGTTTAGAAAAAACATCAGATTTACTACTAGCCGATACCCAATATGCACAGAAGCAACTAGAATACTATCAAACTATTTTTGAATACAATTACGCACAAGCTTATTTACAGTTTTTAACGAAATAA
- the msrB gene encoding peptide-methionine (R)-S-oxide reductase MsrB: MLTWKNIISFATTGNPEPDKRVEKSEEEWKAQLTPEQYRVMRKKGTEVAHTGALCTSYEAGQYNCAGCDTPLFDSTIKFESGTGWPSFTQPIKENAIKYIKDSSFGMVRVEVLCNTCDSHLGHIFPDGPEPSGLRYCVNSESMVLDTSVAK, from the coding sequence ATGTTAACATGGAAAAATATTATTTCGTTTGCTACAACAGGAAACCCTGAGCCAGATAAGCGAGTAGAAAAGTCTGAGGAAGAATGGAAAGCGCAATTAACTCCTGAGCAATATAGAGTAATGCGTAAAAAAGGTACAGAAGTAGCACATACAGGAGCGCTTTGTACTAGTTATGAGGCAGGGCAATATAATTGTGCTGGATGTGATACCCCTCTTTTTGATTCTACTATAAAGTTTGAATCAGGAACTGGTTGGCCGAGTTTTACACAGCCTATAAAAGAGAATGCTATTAAATATATTAAAGATTCATCTTTTGGAATGGTTCGCGTTGAAGTGTTATGTAATACCTGCGATTCACATTTAGGACACATTTTTCCTGATGGCCCTGAACCAAGTGGTTTGCGTTATTGCGTAAATTCAGAATCGATGGTATTAGATACTTCAGTTGCAAAATAA